The following are encoded together in the Poseidonibacter lekithochrous genome:
- the coaD gene encoding pantetheine-phosphate adenylyltransferase, with protein MPRNIHDADKASYRKAIYSGTFDPITNGHLDIISRAANIFDEVIIAVAKSERKGPMFSPEDRVKFAKAATSHLKNVRVEGFDTLLVDFATEQGVNTIIRGLRAVSDFEYELQMGYANSSINDKLETLYLMPTLENAFVSSTIVREIIRFDGKFQHLIPKEVLECM; from the coding sequence ATGCCTAGAAACATACACGATGCTGATAAAGCCTCATACAGAAAAGCTATTTATAGTGGAACTTTTGATCCAATTACAAATGGACATCTAGATATTATTAGTCGAGCTGCGAACATATTCGACGAAGTAATAATTGCCGTAGCAAAAAGTGAAAGAAAAGGACCTATGTTCTCTCCTGAAGATAGAGTAAAATTCGCTAAAGCTGCAACAAGTCATTTAAAAAATGTAAGAGTTGAAGGATTTGATACTCTACTTGTTGATTTTGCCACAGAACAAGGTGTTAATACAATTATTAGAGGATTACGTGCCGTTTCAGATTTCGAATACGAATTACAAATGGGATATGCAAACTCTTCAATTAACGATAAATTAGAGACTTTATATCTAATGCCAACATTAGAAAACGCTTTTGTTTCATCAACAATTGTAAGGGAAATCATCAGATTTGATGGTAAATTCCAACATCTTATTCCAAAGGAAGTTTTAGAATGTATGTAG
- the tmk gene encoding dTMP kinase — protein sequence MYVVIEGIDTAGKSTQLDLLQKKYSDAIFTKEPGGTQIGVKLRAMALNGEAKSGIAEMFLFLADRAEHIEEVVISNEDKMVISDRSMVSGIAYASIFELEKMIELNLLATNNVLPTHAILLELSAEELTYRLSQKENDAIELRGIEYLMNIQNRMKETIIKLGINHLFVDASLKIEEIEIEIEDFLNGK from the coding sequence ATGTATGTAGTAATTGAAGGTATTGATACAGCAGGAAAGTCAACTCAATTAGACTTACTTCAAAAAAAATACTCAGATGCGATCTTTACAAAAGAGCCAGGTGGAACACAAATCGGTGTAAAACTAAGAGCTATGGCTTTAAATGGTGAAGCAAAATCTGGTATTGCAGAGATGTTTTTATTCTTAGCAGATAGAGCTGAACATATTGAAGAAGTTGTAATATCAAACGAAGACAAAATGGTTATTTCGGATAGATCAATGGTTTCAGGAATTGCTTATGCTTCAATTTTTGAGTTAGAAAAAATGATTGAATTAAATCTTTTAGCTACAAATAATGTATTACCAACTCATGCTATTTTACTTGAATTATCAGCAGAAGAGTTAACATATAGATTATCTCAAAAAGAGAATGATGCAATTGAATTACGTGGAATTGAATATCTAATGAACATTCAAAATAGAATGAAAGAGACAATAATCAAACTTGGAATTAATCATTTATTTGTTGATGCAAGTTTAAAAATAGAAGAAATAGAAATAGAAATAGAGGATTTTTTAAATGGCAAGTAA